A section of the Streptomyces sp. SCL15-4 genome encodes:
- a CDS encoding MFS transporter, with protein MTGISPSGASAKAGAPPPLRRNRDFLLLWTGAGATQLGARTGVIAYPLLILWGNGTAADAGLVAFAGLLPMLVLQLPAGVLVDRWDRRRLMLICNVIGLAAMASVVAVVLAGRVWLPHVLAVAFVDGAATIFYQLAERTAVRNVVHPDRLSSALAQNEARGRAAGLLGQPVGGAAFSVASWLPFGVVAAGHLLSLVNLSLVKAPFQEERGPGERDWKAEVRQGLSWLWGQRFLRAAIGVVAVTNLLFQIVNMAPLVVIREHGGSAAQVGLIGLVSGLGGVAGALSAAKLLTGIRLPNILLGTLVSWTVLVPVVALTTQYWALLALYAAMSFTGAALNVGAGAYMAHLVPDEIHGKAMSAVMLASWGANSVGALAAGFLLAAFSTATVLLGVAAAMLLCTVAAAASPAIRNP; from the coding sequence GGCCGGCGCGCCGCCGCCGTTGCGGCGCAACCGGGACTTCCTGCTGCTGTGGACCGGTGCGGGCGCCACCCAGCTCGGCGCCCGCACCGGGGTGATCGCCTATCCGCTGCTCATCCTGTGGGGCAACGGCACCGCCGCCGACGCCGGACTGGTCGCGTTTGCCGGGCTGCTGCCCATGCTGGTGCTCCAGCTGCCCGCCGGTGTGCTGGTGGACCGCTGGGACCGGCGCCGGCTCATGCTGATCTGCAACGTGATCGGGCTGGCGGCGATGGCCAGCGTGGTGGCGGTGGTGCTGGCCGGCCGGGTCTGGCTGCCGCACGTCCTCGCGGTCGCCTTCGTGGACGGCGCGGCGACGATCTTCTACCAACTGGCCGAGCGCACCGCGGTCCGCAACGTGGTGCATCCCGACCGGCTGTCCTCCGCGCTGGCCCAGAACGAGGCGCGGGGACGGGCGGCGGGACTGCTCGGCCAGCCGGTCGGCGGCGCCGCGTTCTCCGTCGCGAGCTGGCTGCCGTTCGGGGTGGTGGCGGCCGGGCACCTGCTGTCCCTGGTCAACCTCAGCCTGGTCAAGGCGCCGTTCCAGGAGGAACGCGGACCGGGCGAGCGGGACTGGAAGGCGGAGGTGCGCCAGGGCCTGTCCTGGCTGTGGGGACAGCGGTTCCTGCGCGCGGCGATCGGCGTCGTGGCGGTCACCAACCTGCTGTTCCAGATCGTCAACATGGCCCCGCTCGTGGTCATCCGGGAGCACGGCGGCTCGGCGGCCCAGGTCGGGCTGATCGGGCTGGTCTCCGGTCTCGGCGGGGTGGCCGGCGCGCTGTCGGCCGCCAAACTGCTGACCGGGATCAGGCTGCCGAACATCCTGCTCGGCACCCTGGTGAGCTGGACGGTCCTGGTCCCCGTGGTGGCCCTGACCACGCAGTACTGGGCCCTGCTCGCGCTGTACGCGGCGATGTCGTTCACGGGCGCCGCGCTCAACGTCGGCGCCGGGGCCTACATGGCGCACCTGGTCCCCGACGAGATCCACGGCAAGGCGATGAGCGCGGTCATGCTGGCCTCCTGGGGCGCCAACTCCGTGGGCGCGCTGGCCGCGGGCTTCCTGCTGGCCGCCTTCAGCACGGCGACGGTCCTGCTCGGGGTCGCCGCGGCCATGCTCCTGTGCACCGTCGCGGCCGCCGCCAGCCCGGCGATCCGCAACCCCTGA